From the Solanum stenotomum isolate F172 chromosome 4, ASM1918654v1, whole genome shotgun sequence genome, one window contains:
- the LOC125862001 gene encoding uncharacterized protein LOC125862001 isoform X2: protein MGFCLNQESPNHSKRFKLLVSTVKDAFANCHSFRKRSHSSPEEDDPICDYDDEVFISAVISQYMELKCRRKTTITTDKFTWAFSPRTGDFFISARLRQKEEDQETEEREDFYSVASSFSPCSNATSFEAFVTAKTVFSQSSSIESIDFQDLRRHSVIQELSDCEGWPFGLYRKALLLPPLPKSPSDSWSWRKSARMVKMH from the exons ATGGGCTTTTGTCTTAATCAAGAGTCACCAAATCATTCTAAGAGATTCAAATTACTTGTCTCAACTGTCAAGGATGCTTTTGCAAACTGTCATTCTTTCAGGAAAAGATCACATTCAAGTCCAGAAGAAGATGATCCGATTTGTGACTACGATGATGAA GTATTTATATCAGCAGTGATAAGTCAATACATGGAGTTGAAATGCAGAAGAAAGACAACCATCACAACTGACAAGTTTACCTGGGCTTTCTCTCCAAGAACAGGAGATTTCTTCATCTCTGCAAGACTAAGACAAAAAGAGGAAGATCAAGAAACAGAAGAAAGGGAAGATTTTTACTCTGTTGCTAGTAGTTTTTCTCCCTGCTCCAATGCTACAAGCTTTGAGGCATTTGTCACAGCTAAGACGGTCTTTTCTCAATCATCAAGCATAGAAAGTATTGACTTCCAGGATCTCAGGAGGCATTCTGTTATCCAAGAATTATCTGACTGTGAAGGATGGCCATTTGGTCTATACCGAAAAGCCTTGTTACTTCCACCTTTGCCAAAATCACCATCTGATTCTTGGTCATGGCGTAAGAGTGCTAGAATGGTTAAGATGCACTGA
- the LOC125862001 gene encoding uncharacterized protein LOC125862001 isoform X1 — protein MGFCLNQESPNHSKRFKLLVSTVKDAFANCHSFRKRSHSSPEEDDPICDYDDEQVFISAVISQYMELKCRRKTTITTDKFTWAFSPRTGDFFISARLRQKEEDQETEEREDFYSVASSFSPCSNATSFEAFVTAKTVFSQSSSIESIDFQDLRRHSVIQELSDCEGWPFGLYRKALLLPPLPKSPSDSWSWRKSARMVKMH, from the exons ATGGGCTTTTGTCTTAATCAAGAGTCACCAAATCATTCTAAGAGATTCAAATTACTTGTCTCAACTGTCAAGGATGCTTTTGCAAACTGTCATTCTTTCAGGAAAAGATCACATTCAAGTCCAGAAGAAGATGATCCGATTTGTGACTACGATGATGAA CAGGTATTTATATCAGCAGTGATAAGTCAATACATGGAGTTGAAATGCAGAAGAAAGACAACCATCACAACTGACAAGTTTACCTGGGCTTTCTCTCCAAGAACAGGAGATTTCTTCATCTCTGCAAGACTAAGACAAAAAGAGGAAGATCAAGAAACAGAAGAAAGGGAAGATTTTTACTCTGTTGCTAGTAGTTTTTCTCCCTGCTCCAATGCTACAAGCTTTGAGGCATTTGTCACAGCTAAGACGGTCTTTTCTCAATCATCAAGCATAGAAAGTATTGACTTCCAGGATCTCAGGAGGCATTCTGTTATCCAAGAATTATCTGACTGTGAAGGATGGCCATTTGGTCTATACCGAAAAGCCTTGTTACTTCCACCTTTGCCAAAATCACCATCTGATTCTTGGTCATGGCGTAAGAGTGCTAGAATGGTTAAGATGCACTGA
- the LOC125862003 gene encoding uncharacterized protein LOC125862003: protein MISSSNLFHKTHYEILDVKEDANLEEVRKAYRSAILCFHPDKQQNASETSNSECLTENKFLEIQRAWETIGNPRSRALYDAELLTLRQDAAISEDVSLDDLTVQDSGDIIELSYPCRCGDYYFIDSFELADTGCSILRDGEMVSLLTSKSLPTSVVLPCGSCSLKVRLLINGDSRLPIDVHL, encoded by the coding sequence ATGATTTCAAGCAGCAACTTATTTCATAAAACCCACTATGAGATCCTAGATGTGAAGGAAGATGCAAATTTGGAAGAAGTCCGTAAAGCCTATCGTTCAGCCATACTTTGTTTTCATCCAGACAAGCAACAAAATGCATCAGAAACATCTAATTCTGAATGTCTGACAGAGAACAAATTTTTGGAGATACAGAGAGCCTGGGAAACCATTGGCAACCCAAGGTCACGTGCACTTTATGACGCTGAATTGCTTACTTTGAGACAGGATGCAGCAATATCTGAAGATGTCAGCTTAGATGACCTTACAGTTCAAGATTCTGGTGATATTATAGAGCTTTCTTATCCTTGTAGATGTGGTGACTACTATTTCATCGATTCGTTTGAGTTGGCAGACACGGGTTGTTCAATATTAAGAGACGGGGAAATGGTGTCTTTGCTAACGTCTAAATCATTGCCAACATCTGTTGTGCTTCCCTGTGGATCTTGCTCTCTTAAAGTTCGCTTACTGATCAATGGTGATTCTAGGCTTCCCATAGATGTTCACTTGTAA
- the LOC125862826 gene encoding uncharacterized protein LOC125862826, which produces MTNLEGESDCVDSTNTKSLHSDSENKILNFPTFNPQTDGDNPILALECVFESKKDFKSAVVTHEIKNVKYIQWLKNDKERMKAVCIHSECKWEITACKMQRDTSFQIRKYIPTHNCKEWHYDNRKITLSFIARKYLTEIKSNRAWSLVDFRDRVSVDLRAHVTLSQAKRAKMLAIALIDGDIKDQYKVVWDYCIEIDRTNSGSTIHMKFTENEIPNKPYRFQRIYICFAACKLAFKVGCRKIIGVDGCWLKGPMYGTQLLTVVGIDGNNNIFSIAYAIVEKESKESWAWFLNYLRADLDVDETGWTFMSDKQKGLIEAFNEILPYVSHRFCARHLHNNFKRAGFGGFTLKKIFWAAAKAITVKEFDACMVRIRELDPNAAD; this is translated from the coding sequence ATGACAAATCTAGAAGGAGAGTCTGATTGTGTTGATTCTACGAACACAAAAAGTTTGCATAGTGATTCTGAAAATAAGATCTTGAACTTTCCTACATTCAATCCACAAACAGACGGAGACAATCCAATTTTAGCTCTAGAATGTGTTTTTGAAAGCAAGAAAGATTTTAAAAGTGCAGTAGTTACTCATGAGATTAAGAATGTAAAGTATATCCAGTGGCTCAAAAATGACAAAGAAAGAATGAAGGCCGTTTGTATACATTCAGAGTGCAAATGGGAAATCACAGCATGTAAAATGCAAAGGGATACGTCTTTCCAGATTAGGAAGTACATTCCTACACATAATTGCAAGGAGTGGCATTatgataatagaaaaataacattatcattcattgCAAGAAAATACCTCACAGAAATTAAATCAAACAGGGCTTGGAGCTTAGTTGATTTTAGAGATAGAGTAAGTGTAGATCTACGAGCTCATGTAACTTTATCTCAAGCCAAAAGAGCTAAGATGTTAGCTATTGCATTAATTGATGGTGATATCAAGGATCAATACAAAGTGGTGTGGGATTATTGTATTGAAATTGATAGGACAAATTCAGGTAGTACAATTCATATGAAGTTCACTGAGAATGAGATACCGAACAAGCCATACAGATTTCAAAGGATATACATCTGTTTTGCTGCTTGTAAGCTAGCTTTCAAGGTAGGATGCAGAAAAATAATAGGCGTGGATGGTTGTTGGTTGAAGGGTCCAATGTATGGGACTCAACTATTAACTGTTGTTGGAATTGAtggtaataataatatattttccatTGCCTATGCAATTGTTGAGAAAGAAAGTAAAGAGTCGTGGGCTTGGTTTTTGAACTATTTGAGAGCTGATTTAGATGTAGATGAGACTGGTTGGACCTTTATGTCCGACAAACAAAAAGGTCTTATTGAAGCTTTTAATGAGATTTTGCCATATGTCAGTCATAGATTTTGTGCAAGACATCTTCATAACAATTTTAAGAGAGCTGGTTTTGGTGGgttcacattaaaaaaaatattttgggctGCTGCAAAGGCTATCACTGTAAAAGAATTTGATGCTTGCATGGTACGTATAAGAGAGTTAGATCCAAATGCTGCCGATTAG
- the LOC125862827 gene encoding uncharacterized protein LOC125862827 — MAINMNVHELLVIVDSDLLIHQVQGEWAVKNPKITPYVQYIQKLCKRFRKIEFRHTPRAQNELADTLATIASMIKHPDTSYIDLVDIEVKEQSVHCSHTEAEPDGLPCCKASGTDTCRSWWYSHEWAHFGQEDPSSWLLLDDYGT, encoded by the exons ATGGCAATCAACATGAACGTTCATGAGCTTCTGGTCATTGTTGACTCAGACTTActgattcatcaagttcaaggTGAATGGGCCGTGAAGAATCCAAAAATCACACCGTATGTGCAGTACatacagaagttgtgcaagagatttcgcaagattgagttcagacaTACTCCCAGAGcacagaatgagttggccgatACTCTTGCCACCATTGCCTCGATGATCAAAcatccagatacaagttatattgatctagtagatatagaggtaaaagaacaGTCTGTTCATTGTTCGCATACTGAAGCAGAACCAGatggtttgccttg ctgcaaagcttctGGAACTGATACATGCCGGAGTTGgtggtactcacatgaatgggctCACTTTGGCCAGGAAGATCCTTCGAGCTGGTTacttttggatgactatggaacatga
- the LOC125861995 gene encoding uncharacterized protein LOC125861995 has protein sequence MKKKVVLVTGASGYLGGRLCRELFNAGHHVKAFVRRTSDLSSLPPPTDGGSSGGTLELVFGDVTDYQSLLQACSGCQIIFHAAALVEPWLPDPSRFTSVNVGGLKNVLQAYKETGTIEKILYTSSFFALGPTDGYVADEAQIHSGKFFCTEYEKSKVVADKVALDAVSEGMPILPVYPGVIYGPGKVTAGNVVARMLIERFNGRLPGYIGQANDRFSFSHVDDVVDGHIAAMDKGKPGERYLLTGENASFKEVFDLAAMVTQTKRPLFGIPLLIIEAYGWISVLFSKLTGKLPLISPPTVCVLRHQWAYSCDKAKSELDYHPRSLKEGLSEVLPWLKNLGLIKY, from the exons atgaagaagaaagtggTATTGGTAACCGGCGCTTCCGGTTACCTCGGTGGCCGTCTCTGCCGTGAGTTATTCAACGCCGGCCACCATGTTAAAGCCTTCGTTCGCCGTACAAGCGACCTTTCTTCTCTACCTCCACCTACTGACGGCGGAAGTAGCGGCGGAACCCTAGAGCTTGTGTTCGGAGATGTCACCGATTATCAATCACTCCTCCAGGCTTGCTCCGGTTgccaaataatttttcatgcTGCTGCATTAGTTGAGCCATGGCTTCCAGATCCATCTAGATTCACCTCC GTCAATGTTGGAGGCTTGAAGAATGTGTTGCAAGCTTATAAAGAAACTGGAACTATAGAGAAAATTTTGTACACATCATCGTTTTTTGCCTTGGGACCAACTGATGGATATGTTGCCGATGAAGCTCAG ATTCATTCAGGAAAATTCTTCTGTACGGAGTATGAGAAATCAAAAGTTGTTGCTGATAAGGTTGCATTAGATGCTGTGTCTGAAGGAATGCCAATATTGCCTGTTTATCCAGGAGTCATTTATGGTCCCGGGAAGGTCACGGCTGGAAATGTCGTTGCCCGTATG cTAATTGAACGCTTTAATGGGCGTTTACCTGGTTACATTGGCCAAGCAAATGACAGGTTTTCTTTTAGCCATGTTGATGATGTGGTTGATGGGCATATTGCAGCTATGGACAAAGGCAAACCTGGTGAAAGGTATCTTCTTACAGGGGAGAATGCGTCCTTTAAGGAAGTTTTCGACCTAGCTGCCATGGTCACTCAGACAAAGAGGCCTTTGTTTGGTATCCCCCTACTTATTATTGAAGCTTATGGCTGGATATCCGTTCTTTTCTCCAAATTAACTGGAAAGCTTCCTCTAATCAGTCCTCCG ACTGTTTGCGTGCTTAGACATCAGTGGGCTTACTCTTGTGATAAGGCAAAGTCAGAACTGGATTACCACCCGAGAAGCTTGAAAGAAGGTCTGTCCGAGGTGCTTCCCTGGTTAAAGAACTTGGGATTGATCAAATACTGA